Proteins from one Mycobacterium sp. SMC-2 genomic window:
- the cspA gene encoding cold shock protein CspA, whose product MPQGTVKWFNAEKGFGFIAPEDGSADVFVHYTEIQGSGFRTLEENQKVEFEIGHSPKGPQATGVRSV is encoded by the coding sequence ATGCCACAGGGAACTGTGAAGTGGTTCAACGCGGAGAAGGGCTTCGGGTTCATTGCCCCCGAAGACGGTTCCGCCGACGTGTTTGTCCACTACACGGAGATCCAGGGTTCGGGCTTCCGCACCCTCGAAGAAAACCAGAAGGTCGAGTTCGAAATCGGCCACAGCCCTAAGGGCCCCCAGGCCACCGGAGTCCGCTCCGTCTAA
- a CDS encoding DEAD/DEAH box helicase, which produces MASFGSGLLAAALAGADADEHPLRHVAELPPRSGRPHSWPAWAEPDVVRAFTDRGIHSPWSHQSAAAELAHAGRHVVVSTGTASGKSLAYQLPVLNALATDPRARVLYLSPTKALGHDQLRAAHALTTAIPRLHDVAPTAYDGDSPPEVRRFARERSRWLFSNPDMIHLSILRNHARWAVLLRGLRFVIVDECHYYRGVFGSNVAMVLRRLLRLCARYSSSPTVIFASATTDAPGATAAELIGLPVEEVTEDGSPQGARTVALWEPALRTDLLGENGAPVRRSAGAEAARVMADLIAEGAQTLTFVRSRRAAELTALGSQARLDDIAPELAGKVASYRAGYLAEDRTALERALAEGRLRGLATTNALELGVDIAGLDAVVLAGFPGTVASFWQQAGRSGRRGQGALVVLIARDDPLDTYLVHNPAALLGKPVERVVIDPANPYILGPQLLCAATEMPLDEAEVRDFGATEVAGGLVDDGLLRRRSGKYFPAAGLEPHGAVDIRGSAGGQIVIVEADTGRLLGSTGVGQAPASIHPGAVYLHQGESYVVDSLDLEDAIAFVHAEDPGYATFAREITDIAVTGTGERSQLGPVTLGLVPVSVTHRVVGYLRRRLSGEVIDFIELDMPEQTLATTAVMYTITEEALLRKGIDAPRIPGSLHAAEHAAIGLLPLVASCDRGDIGGLSTAVGPEPGGLPSVFVYDGYPGGAGFAERGYRRVRTWLAATAAAIEACECPRGCPSCVQSPKCGNGNDPLDKAGAVRVLQLVLGELPRAEGPGG; this is translated from the coding sequence ATGGCGAGTTTCGGCAGCGGCCTGCTCGCCGCCGCGCTCGCCGGTGCCGACGCCGACGAGCACCCGCTGCGCCACGTCGCCGAGCTGCCGCCGCGAAGCGGCCGCCCGCATAGCTGGCCGGCGTGGGCCGAGCCCGACGTGGTGCGCGCGTTCACCGACCGCGGCATCCATTCCCCCTGGTCACACCAGTCGGCGGCCGCGGAATTGGCTCACGCCGGCCGCCATGTCGTGGTGAGCACCGGGACCGCGTCGGGCAAGTCACTGGCCTATCAGCTTCCCGTCCTCAATGCGCTGGCCACCGATCCGCGCGCCCGGGTGCTGTACCTGTCCCCCACCAAGGCGCTGGGCCACGACCAGTTGCGCGCCGCGCACGCGCTGACCACGGCCATCCCGCGCCTGCACGACGTCGCGCCCACCGCCTACGACGGCGACAGCCCCCCGGAGGTCCGCCGCTTCGCGCGCGAACGTTCCCGGTGGCTGTTCTCCAATCCCGACATGATCCATTTGTCGATTCTGCGCAACCATGCCCGCTGGGCCGTGCTGTTGCGGGGCCTTCGGTTCGTGATTGTCGACGAATGCCATTACTACCGCGGCGTTTTCGGCTCCAACGTGGCGATGGTGCTGCGCCGGCTGCTGCGGCTGTGCGCGCGATACTCGTCCTCGCCCACGGTGATCTTCGCCAGCGCGACGACGGATGCACCGGGTGCGACGGCCGCCGAGCTCATCGGCCTTCCCGTCGAGGAGGTCACCGAGGACGGTTCGCCGCAGGGCGCCCGGACGGTGGCGTTGTGGGAGCCGGCGCTGCGGACCGACCTGCTCGGCGAGAACGGCGCGCCGGTGCGCCGCTCGGCCGGCGCGGAGGCGGCGCGGGTGATGGCCGACCTGATCGCCGAGGGGGCGCAGACGCTGACGTTCGTGCGGTCGCGCCGCGCCGCGGAGTTGACCGCGCTGGGCTCCCAAGCGCGGCTCGACGACATCGCCCCGGAGCTCGCCGGCAAGGTGGCGTCGTATCGGGCCGGCTATCTCGCCGAGGACCGCACCGCGCTGGAGCGCGCGCTGGCGGAGGGCCGGCTGCGCGGCCTGGCCACCACGAACGCCCTGGAGTTGGGCGTCGACATCGCCGGGCTGGACGCGGTGGTGCTCGCCGGGTTCCCCGGGACGGTCGCCTCGTTCTGGCAGCAGGCCGGCCGGTCGGGCCGCCGCGGGCAGGGCGCGCTCGTCGTGCTGATCGCCCGCGACGACCCGCTGGACACGTACCTGGTCCACAACCCCGCCGCGCTGCTGGGCAAGCCGGTCGAGCGGGTGGTGATCGACCCCGCCAACCCCTACATTCTTGGTCCCCAATTGCTTTGCGCCGCGACCGAAATGCCACTCGACGAAGCCGAGGTGCGTGACTTCGGCGCCACCGAGGTGGCCGGGGGCCTGGTAGACGACGGGCTGCTGCGGCGCCGCAGCGGCAAGTACTTTCCCGCGGCCGGCCTGGAACCGCATGGGGCGGTGGACATCCGGGGGTCGGCGGGCGGTCAGATCGTCATCGTCGAGGCCGACACCGGGCGGCTGCTGGGCAGCACCGGGGTCGGTCAGGCCCCGGCGTCGATCCACCCGGGCGCCGTCTATCTGCACCAAGGGGAGAGCTACGTCGTCGACTCGTTGGACCTCGAGGATGCGATCGCCTTCGTGCACGCCGAGGACCCCGGCTACGCCACGTTCGCGCGGGAAATCACCGACATCGCCGTCACCGGCACCGGCGAGCGCTCGCAATTGGGGCCGGTCACCCTGGGTTTGGTGCCGGTCAGCGTCACCCACCGCGTGGTGGGGTATCTGCGCCGCCGGCTTTCGGGAGAGGTGATCGACTTCATCGAGCTCGACATGCCGGAGCAGACGCTCGCGACCACCGCGGTGATGTACACCATCACCGAAGAAGCGTTGCTGCGCAAGGGTATTGACGCACCGCGGATCCCCGGCTCGCTGCACGCCGCCGAGCACGCGGCGATCGGCCTGCTGCCGTTGGTGGCCAGCTGCGATCGCGGCGACATCGGCGGTCTGTCCACCGCGGTGGGACCCGAACCCGGCGGCCTGCCCAGTGTCTTCGTATACGACGGCTATCCGGGCGGCGCCGGGTTCGCCGAACGCGGATATCGCCGGGTGCGTACCTGGTTGGCGGCGACGGCCGCGGCCATCGAGGCATGTGAGTGCCCCCGGGGATGTCCGTCCTGCGTGCAGTCCCCCAAATGCGGCAACGGCAACGACCCGCTCGACAAGGCGGGCGCAGTGCGGGTGTTGCAACTGGTCCTGGGGGAGTTGCCGCGCGCTG